The proteins below are encoded in one region of Thioalkalivibrio sp. K90mix:
- a CDS encoding YjbH domain-containing protein yields MRRRSLVVAVLLGLGLPTAQAEEFGLGQGQRDTGGIGLMQTPTARTGDAGHFAAGWNRTYPYRRWSVFVQPLDWMELGFRYVQVENRPYLAAGDDDRYNIDKGADIKLRLVEESRYIPEVAVGFQDLGGTTLFGGEYLVASKRWNNFDFSLGLGWGYLGNHGDIESPLGWIDDSFDERPRSAGGGQGGEIATHQMFRGPAALFGGVEYQTPWDRLLLQVEYEGNTYQHEPQDNAQEQDSRFNFGARLKLTNSIELHTGWQRGNTAMVGLHFTTNLARLSQPKADDPPPVDPAHVERRDWDAVATDLNTNAGIYVTEIRQVGDTIEVTGEPARYRNLKQSEGRANRLLEAQADAGIHTFQYRWQTLGLDLRESLHDREAFGRALASADHETDYRHSVRVRDIEPTTNHDRGEVLYEAEPRRFEWGAGPSLEQNFGGPDGYLYRLSAYLDASYHLAQGTWISSMLSTTLADNLENYEYIADSDLPRVRTHIGDYLAETSVGITNLQATHTKRLGKNWYAMGYGGILETMYAGVGAEVLYRPFNSRWAIGVDANWVRQREFNQQFGLRDYEQVTGHVTTYIDTGVQDIHARVSVGRYLAGDLGTTLDFSREFANGVRVGAWSTFTDAGDDFGEGSFDKGLYLSVPYDSFFSTSSRNRANIAWQPLTRDGGARLNRRHQLFDITEERQVGRYWDEPDATWR; encoded by the coding sequence ATGCGCCGCCGCAGCCTGGTGGTCGCCGTGCTCCTCGGCCTGGGCCTGCCCACGGCACAGGCCGAGGAGTTCGGACTCGGCCAGGGCCAGCGGGATACCGGCGGTATTGGTCTGATGCAGACCCCCACGGCCCGCACCGGTGATGCCGGTCACTTCGCCGCGGGCTGGAATCGCACCTACCCCTACCGCCGCTGGAGCGTCTTCGTACAGCCGCTCGACTGGATGGAGCTCGGCTTTCGCTATGTACAGGTCGAGAACCGGCCCTACCTGGCCGCCGGCGATGACGACCGTTACAACATCGACAAAGGCGCGGACATCAAACTCCGTCTGGTCGAGGAGAGCCGCTATATCCCGGAAGTGGCCGTCGGGTTCCAGGACCTGGGCGGCACTACCCTGTTCGGGGGCGAGTATCTGGTTGCCAGCAAGCGCTGGAACAACTTCGACTTTTCCCTGGGGCTGGGCTGGGGTTATCTCGGCAACCATGGCGATATCGAATCGCCGCTTGGCTGGATTGACGACAGTTTTGACGAACGGCCACGTTCCGCCGGCGGCGGTCAGGGCGGCGAAATCGCGACGCACCAGATGTTTCGTGGCCCGGCGGCCCTGTTCGGTGGGGTCGAGTACCAGACGCCCTGGGACCGCCTGCTGCTGCAGGTCGAGTACGAGGGCAACACCTATCAGCACGAGCCGCAGGACAACGCCCAGGAACAGGATTCCCGCTTCAATTTCGGGGCGCGCCTGAAACTGACCAACAGCATCGAACTGCATACCGGCTGGCAGCGCGGCAATACCGCGATGGTGGGCCTGCATTTCACGACCAACCTGGCACGGCTCTCGCAGCCCAAGGCCGACGACCCGCCTCCGGTAGACCCCGCCCATGTAGAGCGCCGCGACTGGGATGCGGTGGCCACGGACCTCAACACCAATGCCGGGATCTACGTGACCGAGATCCGCCAGGTCGGCGACACCATCGAGGTCACGGGCGAACCGGCTCGCTACCGCAACCTGAAGCAGTCCGAAGGGCGGGCCAACCGTCTGCTCGAGGCACAGGCCGATGCCGGCATCCACACCTTCCAGTACCGCTGGCAGACACTGGGCCTCGATCTGCGTGAGAGCCTGCATGATCGCGAGGCCTTCGGCCGCGCCCTGGCCTCCGCGGATCACGAGACCGACTACCGGCACAGTGTGCGGGTGCGCGATATCGAACCCACGACCAACCATGATCGTGGCGAGGTCCTCTACGAGGCCGAACCCCGGCGCTTCGAGTGGGGCGCGGGTCCTTCGCTGGAACAGAACTTTGGTGGCCCCGACGGCTATCTGTACCGGCTGTCCGCCTATCTTGACGCCAGCTATCACCTCGCCCAGGGCACCTGGATCTCGTCGATGCTATCGACGACCCTGGCGGACAACCTCGAGAACTACGAATACATCGCCGATTCCGACCTTCCTCGCGTGCGCACGCACATTGGCGACTACCTCGCCGAGACCAGCGTCGGCATCACCAACCTGCAGGCCACCCATACCAAGCGCCTGGGCAAGAACTGGTATGCGATGGGCTATGGCGGCATTCTTGAAACAATGTACGCAGGTGTCGGTGCCGAGGTCTTGTACCGCCCGTTCAACAGCCGCTGGGCCATCGGCGTGGATGCCAACTGGGTACGTCAGCGCGAGTTCAACCAGCAGTTCGGCCTGCGGGACTACGAGCAGGTGACCGGGCATGTGACCACTTACATCGACACCGGTGTACAGGACATCCATGCACGGGTAAGCGTGGGCCGCTATCTGGCCGGCGACCTCGGGACCACCCTCGACTTCTCGCGCGAGTTCGCCAATGGCGTGCGGGTCGGCGCCTGGTCGACCTTCACCGACGCCGGTGACGATTTCGGCGAAGGCAGCTTCGACAAGGGCCTGTACCTGTCGGTCCCCTACGACTCCTTCTTCTCCACCTCCAGCCGCAACCGGGCCAACATCGCCTGGCAGCCGCTGACCCGCGACGGTGGTGCCCGCCTGAACCGGCGTCATCAGCTGTTCGACATCACCGAAGAACGTCAGGTCGGCCGCTACTGGGACGAGCCCGACGCCACCTGGCGTTAA
- a CDS encoding low molecular weight protein-tyrosine-phosphatase, whose translation MFNRILVVCTGNICRSPVGEALLRERLPDRSVESAGLGAVVGEGVHPEARRLAEADGLDVSAHKARQIEADWLHHADLVLVMSEGQRQAVGGRHPEVLGKTMRFGHWLEGGRGRDIPDPYGKSPEVFVQAHALLVEAADAWARRLNR comes from the coding sequence ATGTTTAACCGGATTCTGGTCGTTTGTACCGGCAATATCTGCCGCAGTCCCGTGGGCGAGGCACTGCTGCGCGAGCGCCTGCCTGATCGCTCCGTGGAATCCGCGGGCCTTGGGGCTGTGGTCGGGGAGGGCGTCCACCCCGAGGCGCGGCGTCTGGCCGAGGCCGATGGTCTGGATGTCTCGGCACACAAGGCCCGGCAGATCGAGGCGGACTGGCTGCATCACGCCGATCTGGTGCTGGTCATGAGCGAGGGCCAGCGCCAGGCCGTCGGCGGGCGCCACCCCGAGGTGCTCGGCAAGACGATGCGATTTGGCCACTGGCTGGAAGGTGGCCGTGGCCGAGACATCCCCGATCCCTATGGCAAGAGCCCCGAGGTCTTCGTGCAGGCTCATGCCCTACTTGTGGAGGCTGCCGATGCCTGGGCACGGCGGCTGAACCGATGA
- a CDS encoding YjbF family lipoprotein — protein sequence MVTGGPEVSSRAEEIPYASLAVRTEHHQGLLILGAISDEHTFWPSAEGLSLQLRDGGLFATSGLEQDLLGTHHPETDAPPWRQASPDTYRVERHVRAPSGAIVRHVGEGTLDCGTSTSRDLPLATLELERCRERIDWEGAGTTRADLWRDPETRDLWAYDGQAWPDGPSIAWQVARPWW from the coding sequence ATGGTCACGGGCGGGCCGGAGGTGAGTTCCCGGGCAGAAGAGATTCCCTATGCCTCGCTCGCGGTTCGCACCGAGCACCATCAGGGGTTACTGATCCTCGGAGCCATCTCCGATGAACACACCTTCTGGCCGAGCGCCGAGGGCCTTTCGCTGCAACTGCGTGACGGGGGGCTGTTTGCCACGTCCGGTCTCGAACAGGACCTGCTGGGAACACACCATCCCGAAACCGATGCACCCCCCTGGCGCCAGGCAAGCCCCGACACCTACCGGGTCGAACGCCATGTCCGCGCACCCTCCGGCGCCATCGTCCGCCATGTCGGCGAGGGCACCCTGGACTGCGGGACAAGCACATCGCGGGACCTCCCACTCGCGACCCTGGAACTCGAGCGCTGCCGCGAGCGTATCGACTGGGAAGGTGCCGGAACGACTCGCGCCGACCTCTGGCGCGACCCCGAAACCCGCGATCTATGGGCATACGACGGCCAGGCCTGGCCGGATGGTCCCTCGATCGCCTGGCAGGTGGCTCGCCCCTGGTGGTAG
- a CDS encoding capsule biosynthesis GfcC family protein — MWLALGLLALAPAVGSTDDTPVEPSLAETWVAWQEELSEPIDWAYSFALRSRDVRPIDHERRRLLAEIELIGQTMDIGGRPEVARALGVWSETVDAMEKAPNVRSAERLDLPWLLANLRQAPDPTGMEHIGYCTPPDWVELWSLDGVDRHEWTPGMTLQDLLAKPSRAALRGTDTAAVVSPIGEVHVFGAAPWNREDTAIAPGTRVMTHLHVRDLGGSVEGDLLNQRLPRFLATRLPGDNCTLRKLP, encoded by the coding sequence ATGTGGCTGGCCCTGGGCTTGCTGGCCCTCGCCCCTGCGGTGGGCTCGACCGACGACACGCCGGTCGAACCCTCGCTCGCCGAGACCTGGGTGGCCTGGCAGGAAGAACTGTCCGAACCCATCGACTGGGCCTACAGCTTCGCCCTGCGCAGCCGCGATGTACGGCCCATCGACCACGAGCGCAGACGGCTCCTGGCCGAGATCGAACTGATCGGACAGACGATGGACATCGGCGGACGCCCCGAGGTAGCCCGGGCACTCGGTGTCTGGAGCGAGACCGTCGACGCGATGGAGAAGGCGCCCAATGTACGCAGCGCCGAGCGCCTCGACCTGCCCTGGCTTCTGGCCAATCTGCGCCAAGCGCCCGACCCGACCGGCATGGAGCACATCGGCTACTGCACCCCGCCTGACTGGGTGGAACTGTGGTCCCTGGATGGCGTGGACCGCCATGAATGGACCCCGGGGATGACCCTGCAGGACCTGCTGGCCAAGCCCTCGCGCGCCGCGTTGCGCGGGACCGACACGGCTGCCGTGGTTTCGCCGATCGGCGAGGTCCACGTATTCGGCGCCGCGCCCTGGAACCGCGAGGACACCGCGATCGCGCCCGGAACCCGGGTGATGACCCACCTCCATGTCCGTGACCTGGGGGGATCGGTAGAGGGCGATCTGCTCAACCAGCGCCTGCCCCGTTTTCTTGCGACCCGCTTGCCGGGCGACAACTGCACACTTCGGAAACTGCCATGA
- a CDS encoding polysaccharide biosynthesis tyrosine autokinase, with product MTKNHSPGVPEGELDIGRLLGQLLDHKWLIIFITALFAIAGAVYATLSTPIYRADALVQVEDMGRFSSPLSSVREMLGQEPRVEAELQILRSRMVLGRTVDQEALDLVVRPHRMPVVGDYLVRRGVERPAFAQSSVWAGESINVGEFQVARAYEGRTFTLEVLDDDRYRLINGDHELGEGRIGEDVEFFEGDVRLRVAEMDAGPGARFDIQRRSRLAAINSLRGQFEAGQQGRESGVFSLTLTDPDPQQAQRILNTISQIYLTQNVQRKAAEAEKSLEFLEEKVPDVRDQLQTAEDALNEYRTERDSVDLSQETRAVLDRLVNLERQLNELEFEEAEISRRYTPSHPTYAALIDKRQKLQEERNRLNQEVSALPETQQQILRLNRDVEVNQDIYVQLLNRMQEMDIARASTVGNVRILDDAQAGLSPVEPQRNMIVMLSTVFGGGLAIALVLVRGMFNRGVESQEEIEGIDLPVYASVPRSRAQENLLRRVKRRHQSRGHDVPGDVLASIDPADDAIEALRGLRSSLHFAMLEAEDNRLVITGPSPDVGKSFVSVNLATVCAQAGQRVLIIDADLRKGHVHHAFGQRSDGGLSEFLAGQESLEGVLRRTDIQGLDYIARGSAPPNPSELLMSDRFSRMLEQLSRDYDLVLIDTPPILAVTDAAVVARQCSTTLMVVRFQLNPLREIESARRRLDAAGVDVRGCILNSIEYKASTSYGYGYYHYSYK from the coding sequence ATGACAAAGAACCATTCCCCCGGGGTGCCGGAAGGCGAACTGGATATTGGCCGACTGCTTGGCCAGTTGCTGGACCACAAGTGGCTGATCATTTTTATCACGGCGCTGTTTGCTATTGCGGGCGCGGTATACGCGACGCTGTCCACCCCGATCTACCGGGCGGATGCGCTGGTGCAGGTGGAGGACATGGGACGCTTCAGCAGCCCGTTGTCCAGTGTGCGCGAGATGCTGGGGCAGGAGCCGCGCGTCGAGGCCGAGCTGCAGATCCTGCGTTCACGCATGGTCCTCGGCCGCACGGTCGATCAGGAGGCGCTGGATCTGGTGGTACGCCCGCACCGTATGCCGGTGGTGGGCGATTACCTCGTTCGCCGGGGCGTGGAGCGCCCCGCCTTTGCTCAGTCCAGTGTCTGGGCGGGCGAATCGATCAACGTGGGCGAGTTCCAGGTGGCCCGAGCCTACGAGGGGCGCACCTTTACGCTGGAGGTTCTGGATGACGATCGTTATCGCCTGATCAACGGGGATCATGAACTGGGCGAGGGGCGTATTGGCGAGGACGTGGAGTTCTTTGAGGGTGATGTACGCCTGCGTGTGGCCGAAATGGATGCGGGGCCGGGGGCGCGTTTTGATATCCAGCGGCGCTCGCGCCTGGCGGCGATCAACAGCTTGCGTGGTCAGTTCGAGGCGGGGCAGCAGGGCCGCGAGAGTGGCGTGTTCAGCCTGACCCTGACCGATCCGGACCCGCAGCAAGCCCAGCGCATCCTGAACACCATCAGCCAGATCTATCTGACCCAGAACGTCCAGCGCAAGGCCGCCGAAGCCGAGAAGAGCCTCGAATTCCTGGAGGAGAAGGTGCCGGATGTGCGCGATCAGCTGCAAACGGCCGAGGATGCGCTGAACGAGTACCGCACAGAGCGCGACAGCGTGGACCTCTCGCAGGAGACCCGTGCCGTGCTGGACCGCCTGGTCAACCTGGAACGTCAGCTCAACGAGCTGGAGTTCGAGGAGGCCGAGATCTCCCGGCGGTACACGCCCAGCCATCCGACCTATGCGGCCCTGATCGACAAGCGCCAGAAGCTGCAGGAGGAGCGCAACCGGCTGAACCAGGAGGTCAGCGCGCTGCCGGAGACCCAGCAGCAGATCCTGCGTCTCAACCGGGATGTGGAGGTCAACCAGGACATCTACGTGCAGCTGCTCAATCGCATGCAGGAGATGGATATTGCCCGCGCCAGTACGGTGGGCAACGTCCGTATCCTGGACGATGCCCAGGCGGGGCTGTCCCCGGTCGAACCGCAGCGCAACATGATCGTGATGCTGTCCACGGTATTTGGCGGTGGCCTGGCGATTGCGCTGGTGCTGGTGCGCGGGATGTTCAACCGCGGGGTGGAATCACAGGAGGAGATCGAGGGGATCGACCTCCCGGTGTATGCCAGCGTGCCGCGTTCCAGGGCGCAGGAGAATCTGCTGCGCCGGGTGAAACGGCGCCACCAGTCGCGGGGGCATGACGTTCCAGGGGATGTACTGGCCTCGATCGACCCGGCCGACGACGCCATCGAGGCCCTGCGTGGCCTGCGCAGCAGCCTGCATTTCGCGATGCTGGAGGCCGAGGACAACCGGCTGGTGATTACCGGTCCGAGCCCGGATGTGGGCAAGAGTTTTGTTTCGGTTAACCTGGCGACCGTTTGTGCGCAGGCGGGACAGCGCGTGCTGATCATTGACGCCGACCTGCGCAAGGGGCATGTCCACCACGCCTTCGGTCAGCGCAGCGACGGGGGACTCTCGGAGTTTCTGGCGGGCCAGGAATCCCTGGAAGGGGTGCTGCGCCGCACGGATATCCAGGGGCTGGACTACATCGCCCGTGGCAGCGCGCCGCCGAACCCGTCGGAGTTGCTGATGAGCGACCGTTTCAGCCGCATGCTGGAGCAGCTCAGCCGCGACTACGATCTGGTGCTGATCGACACGCCGCCGATCCTGGCGGTGACCGATGCCGCCGTGGTCGCACGCCAGTGCTCGACCACCTTGATGGTGGTGCGCTTCCAGCTGAACCCGCTGCGCGAGATCGAGTCGGCACGGCGCCGTCTCGATGCGGCGGGAGTCGACGTGCGTGGCTGTATCCTGAACTCGATCGAGTACAAGGCCTCGACCAGCTACGGCTACGGTTATTATCACTACTCCTACAAGTAG
- a CDS encoding polysaccharide export protein: MNVIPPVRWVLLLSLLVILGGCAWAPGGHIAERTSSAPVEDLVDIEPITFGLIRAQETRSVPPDLRRVSDEMAQDVDEYDYRIGRGDVLAVIVYEHPELTIPAGSERSAVESGNTVHPDGTIFYPYIGRVEVEGYTVSQVRDRIARDLATFVNEPQVEVRVAAFNSQKVQVTGSVREPGVQPVTNVPLTVLDAIHHAGGLSDDANWHEVILTREGEEVVISLYDMLRYGDMSQNRLLRDGDVLHVPDTAGQQIYVMGEVGDPQRLPLGRGQLTLMDALSQAGGFNETRADASGIFVIRRAPPDSDKLATVYQLDARNSAALMLGAEFELEPLDIVYVTTTSLGRWNRVISQLLPTVSAVYQSSRTTRDVRRLSDDF; the protein is encoded by the coding sequence ATGAACGTGATCCCCCCCGTACGCTGGGTCCTGTTGCTGAGCCTGCTGGTGATATTGGGTGGGTGTGCCTGGGCCCCTGGCGGGCACATTGCCGAACGCACCTCCAGTGCCCCGGTCGAGGACCTGGTCGATATCGAGCCCATAACCTTTGGCCTGATCCGGGCCCAGGAGACCCGCTCGGTACCGCCAGACTTGCGCCGTGTAAGCGACGAGATGGCACAGGACGTCGATGAATACGATTACCGCATCGGTCGCGGCGACGTGCTGGCGGTCATCGTGTACGAACACCCCGAGCTGACCATTCCGGCCGGCAGCGAGCGGTCCGCTGTGGAATCGGGGAATACCGTGCACCCCGACGGGACCATCTTTTATCCCTATATCGGGCGCGTCGAAGTCGAGGGGTACACCGTGTCGCAGGTGCGTGACCGGATCGCGCGCGATCTCGCGACCTTCGTGAACGAGCCCCAGGTCGAGGTGCGCGTGGCGGCCTTCAACTCGCAGAAGGTCCAGGTGACAGGCTCGGTACGCGAACCCGGCGTGCAGCCAGTGACCAATGTGCCGCTGACCGTGCTCGATGCGATCCACCACGCGGGCGGGCTGTCCGACGATGCCAACTGGCACGAGGTGATCCTGACACGGGAAGGCGAAGAGGTCGTGATCTCGCTCTACGACATGTTGCGCTACGGCGACATGTCGCAGAACCGGCTCCTGCGCGATGGCGACGTGCTGCACGTCCCGGATACTGCCGGCCAGCAGATCTACGTGATGGGCGAAGTGGGCGACCCGCAACGGCTGCCCCTGGGCCGCGGTCAGCTCACGCTGATGGATGCGCTCAGCCAGGCCGGAGGGTTTAACGAGACTCGGGCGGACGCCAGCGGCATCTTCGTGATCCGCCGTGCACCACCGGACAGCGACAAGCTCGCGACCGTCTACCAGCTGGATGCGCGCAATTCCGCAGCGCTGATGCTGGGGGCCGAGTTCGAGCTGGAGCCGCTGGACATCGTGTATGTGACGACGACGTCGCTGGGCCGCTGGAACCGCGTGATCAGTCAGCTGCTGCCCACGGTCAGCGCGGTTTACCAATCCTCCCGTACCACGCGCGACGTGCGCCGCCTGTCGGATGACTTCTAG
- a CDS encoding RT0821/Lpp0805 family surface protein, whose amino-acid sequence MKKTVLLAAVASVAFLLAGCQTPPTKQQTGAVIGGAAGGVIGSQIGGGRGRTAAIIAGTLAGAAIGGSVGRTMDQVDRQQVSHTLEHNPDHRASTWQNPNTGYQYQATPTRTYQAHGQDCREYQVQTTMNGQPETVNGTACRDAQGRWVNQ is encoded by the coding sequence ATGAAGAAGACAGTGTTGTTAGCGGCGGTGGCGAGCGTGGCCTTTCTGCTCGCCGGTTGCCAGACGCCGCCCACCAAACAGCAGACCGGAGCGGTGATTGGCGGTGCGGCCGGTGGGGTCATCGGTTCCCAGATCGGCGGTGGCCGGGGGCGGACCGCGGCGATCATCGCCGGTACGCTGGCCGGCGCAGCGATCGGCGGCTCCGTTGGGCGCACTATGGACCAGGTCGATCGCCAGCAGGTTTCGCATACCCTGGAGCACAACCCGGATCACCGGGCATCCACCTGGCAGAACCCCAATACCGGATACCAGTATCAGGCTACCCCCACGCGTACCTATCAGGCGCACGGGCAGGACTGCCGCGAGTACCAGGTGCAGACGACGATGAACGGCCAGCCGGAAACAGTAAACGGTACGGCCTGCAGGGATGCGCAGGGACGCTGGGTCAATCAGTAG
- a CDS encoding NAD-dependent epimerase: MKVLITGAAGFIGSHLALRLLERGDTVIGVDDMNDYYDPSLKRARLDRIRALPASRQRFVFEHEDIADRAEMERVFREHRPERVVNLAAQAGVRYSLENPAAYVDTNLVGFGNILEGCRHFGVEHLVYASSSSVYGANTTMPFSVHDNVDHPLSLYAASKKANELMAHTYAHLYQLPVTGLRFFTVYGPWGRPDMALFLFTKKILAGEPIDVFNYGHHRRDFTYIDDIVEGVIRTLDRPAQPNLDWTGAEPDSATSAAPYRLYNIGAHRPVELMHYIEVLEDCLGCKAEKNLLPLQPGDVPDTYADVEALRTDTGYEPTTSVEEGVARFVDWYLGYYRAAA; the protein is encoded by the coding sequence ATGAAAGTCTTGATCACCGGCGCGGCAGGTTTTATCGGCTCCCATCTGGCCCTGCGCCTGCTGGAGCGTGGCGACACCGTGATCGGTGTCGACGACATGAACGACTACTACGACCCGAGCCTGAAGCGGGCCCGACTGGACCGCATCCGCGCCTTGCCGGCGTCCCGCCAGCGCTTCGTGTTCGAACACGAAGACATCGCCGACCGCGCCGAGATGGAGCGGGTGTTTCGCGAGCATCGCCCGGAGCGGGTGGTGAACCTGGCGGCCCAGGCCGGGGTGCGCTACTCGCTGGAGAACCCGGCGGCCTATGTCGACACCAACCTGGTCGGCTTCGGCAACATCCTGGAGGGCTGCCGGCACTTTGGTGTGGAGCACCTGGTCTACGCCAGCTCCAGCTCCGTCTACGGCGCCAACACCACGATGCCGTTCTCGGTGCACGACAACGTCGACCATCCGCTCTCCCTCTACGCCGCGAGCAAGAAGGCCAACGAGCTGATGGCGCATACCTATGCGCACCTGTACCAGCTCCCGGTGACGGGCCTGCGCTTCTTTACCGTCTACGGCCCCTGGGGCCGCCCGGACATGGCGCTGTTCCTGTTCACGAAGAAGATCCTGGCGGGCGAGCCGATCGACGTCTTCAACTATGGCCACCATCGGCGCGACTTCACCTACATCGACGACATCGTCGAGGGCGTGATTCGCACGCTGGACCGTCCGGCCCAGCCCAACCTCGACTGGACCGGCGCCGAGCCCGACTCGGCGACGAGTGCAGCGCCCTACCGGCTGTACAACATCGGGGCCCATCGTCCGGTGGAGTTGATGCACTACATCGAGGTGCTGGAAGACTGCCTGGGCTGCAAGGCGGAGAAGAACCTGCTGCCGCTGCAGCCGGGGGATGTGCCGGACACCTACGCCGACGTCGAGGCGCTGCGCACCGACACCGGCTACGAACCGACCACATCGGTCGAGGAGGGCGTCGCCCGCTTCGTCGATTGGTATCTGGGGTATTACCGGGCGGCCGCCTGA